One genomic window of Branchiostoma lanceolatum isolate klBraLanc5 chromosome 5, klBraLanc5.hap2, whole genome shotgun sequence includes the following:
- the LOC136434899 gene encoding contactin-associated protein 1-like isoform X3 — protein sequence MENNILRTSIVFLIVSIGCVSGQYKNCQAIKDAGFTTNGRFTIDIDETGSLTSFIVYCDFTSSSTAVTIMNHDSEARTQITGFDSAGEYIDSIAYEVSMTQIAAVVSDSASCQQHLKYECLHSALGLSDSSPYAWWVDRSGAQQTYWGGATGLDGKCACGVGGTCASDLTTSATLTCNCDANDATWRIDEGYLEDKSVLPVTMLRFGDTGQSAEEGYVTLGPLLCYAGESTTIPPVTATPTPWVQTAAGIVVIIICILIFIGIVIMLNFCLCAPWWRGVCTRYCGCCKCCDACLCCDGPSVGQVQKVKVEPTKKLTKSVSFVNEKKPPPAITYPKQKAPAQEVLVVDAPPPKKSFFIQDKNSTDWEELEEPQTFLKVPVTKPTHQKRTKRRSNPTSSRTGRL from the exons ATGGAGAACAACATCTTGCGAACTTCTATCGTCTTTCTCATCGTCAGCATTG GATGCGTGTCTGGTCAGTATAAGAACTGTCAGGCGATCAAGGATGCCGGCTTCACGACGAACGGACGTTTCACCATAGACATAGACGAGACGGGCAGCCTGACGTCATTCATCGTGTACTGTGACTTCACCTCCAGCTCCACGGCCGTCACCATCATGAACCACGACAGCGAGGCCAGGACACAGATCACGGGCTTCGACAGTGCAG GTGAGTACATCGACTCCATCGCCTACGAGGTGTCCATGACGCAGATCGCCGCTGTAGTCTCGGACTCGGCCTCCTGTCAGCAGCACCTCAAGTACGAGTGTCTGCACAGCGCCCTGGGACTATCAG ACAGCAGTCCGTACGCGTGGTGGGTGGACCGGTCCGGAGCACAGCAGACGTACTGGGGAGGGGCCACGGGGCTGGACGGCAAGTGCGCATGCGGGGTGGGCGGCACCTGCGCCAGTGACCTGACGACGTCAGCTACGCTCACCTGTAACTGTGACGCAAACGACGCAACCTGGAGAATAGACGAG GGTTACCTGGAGGACAAGTCTGTGCTGCCTGTGACCATGCTGAGGTTCGGGGACACCGGGCAGTCAGCTGAGGAGGGCTACGTCACACTAGGGCCGCTGCTCTGTTACGCAG GAGAGTCCACCACCATTCCTCCCGTCACAGCCACGCCCACCCCCTGGGTCCAGACGGCGGCCggcatcgtcgtcatcatcatctgcaTCCTCATCTTCATCGGGATCGTCATCATGCTGAACTTCTGCCTGTGCGCGCCCTGGTGGCGCGGCGTCTGTACCCGCTATTGCGGCTGCTGTAAGTGCTGCGACGCCTGTCTCTGCTGCGACGGGCCGTCCGTCGGACAGGTGCAGAA GGTGAAGGTTGAACCAACGAAAAAGCTGACGAAAAG CGTTTCCTTCGTTAATGAGAAGAAGCCACCACCAGCGATAACATACCCCAAGCAGAAGGCGCCAGCTCAAG AAGTGCTGGTAGTGGACGCTCCCCCGCCCAAGAAGAGTTTCTTCATCCAGGACAAGAACAGTACTGACTGGGAGGAGCTGGAG GAGCCGCAAACGTTTTTAAAAGTTCCCGTTACCAAACCTACCCATCAGAAAAGAAC